DNA sequence from the Nitrospirae bacterium YQR-1 genome:
GGGATGACGCAGCCGATATTTCCGATAATCGGTTCAAGAATGAGGCAGGCAATGTTTTTCCCTTCCTTTTCAATAACGTTTTTGAGAGCGTTGGAATCATTAAACGGGACAGTGATAGTGGCCGATGCATAGGATTCAGGGACACCCGGACTTGTCGGAACACCCAGTGTGGTAGCGCCGGAGCCGGCTTTGGCAAGCAGACCGTCAGCGTGGCCGTGGTAGCAGCCCTCAAATTTTATAATTTTATCCCGATTTGTAAAACCGCGTGCCGCCCTGATAGCGCTCATGGTGGCCTCAGTGCCGGAATTCACAAAGCGCACTTTATCCATAGACGGGTAAGCTTTTATAATCAGCTCCGCAAGTGTAACCTCATAGGGATTAGGAGCTCCGAAACTGGTACCCCCTGCGGCTGCCTCTGTGATTGCCGCTATTACCTCATCGGGTGCATGGCCTAAAATCAGAGGTCCCCACGAAAGCATGTAATCAATATAGGAGTTGCCGTCAACGTCCGTTAGTTTTGAGCCCTTAGCGTGAGATATAAAAAGCGGATTGCCCCCGACAGCCTTGAAAGCTCTGACAGGACTGTTGACGCCCCCGGGAATCAGGCTTTGCGCTTTTTCAAAAAGCGCCTTAGATTTCTCTGTTGATAGTTCTTTATCCATTTTTTCCACATCAGATATTAGCATGAAGACAACTTTTTTGTAAATAAAAAATTTAACTTTTCGGCAATAACAACTTGCGAAATATATTCAATATGT
Encoded proteins:
- the hemL gene encoding glutamate-1-semialdehyde 2,1-aminomutase, translating into MDKELSTEKSKALFEKAQSLIPGGVNSPVRAFKAVGGNPLFISHAKGSKLTDVDGNSYIDYMLSWGPLILGHAPDEVIAAITEAAAGGTSFGAPNPYEVTLAELIIKAYPSMDKVRFVNSGTEATMSAIRAARGFTNRDKIIKFEGCYHGHADGLLAKAGSGATTLGVPTSPGVPESYASATITVPFNDSNALKNVIEKEGKNIACLILEPIIGNIGCVIPKDGFLDEIREITEKHGIILIFDEVMTGFRAAYGGAQALFKIKPDMTCLGKVIGGGLPVGAYGGKREIMSLIAPEGPVYQAGTLSGNPIAMASGIATLNIINKPGFYEKLNETSKALEDGLNDAAKKAGIKVKIYRIGSMMCQYFTDKEVTDYPSALSCDTQMFSKYFRGMLNRGIYLPPSQFEAFFLSCAHSQKDIEDTISAGYDVLKSV